The DNA segment TTCGAGAGAACGCACCTGTTGTCCCTGGCTTATCAGGGCCTGAACGCCAACAACCTGGTCTACAGCTGGGTCAAGGAGAACGGCAAGACCGGCACCGTCGGTGATGTCGTCGCCTCAATGGTTGGCAGGGCTTTGGAAGACAAGGTCATCAGGAAAGGAAAGAAGTTCCCATCCGGATTCGTTGAATACAACTGCACTGACTTCCCGCTGTGGAACGCATACACCTCCGCTGGTATGCTGGCGGCAATCTGTGTGAACATCGGGGCCGCAAGGGCCGCGCAGGGTATCCCGTCCACCATCTTGTACTACAACGACCTGGTAGAGCACGAGACCAGCCTGCCCGGTGTAGACTATGGCAGGGCCATGGGTACATCCGTCGGTATGTCCTTCTTCAGCCACTCCATCTATGGTGGTGGCGGTCCGGGACTGTTCCACGGAAACCACGTGGTCACGAGACATGCGAAGGGAACCGTCAATCCCGTCATCGCCGCCGGGTGCGCCTTGGACGCTGGTACCCAGTACTTCAGCGCTGAGAACACCTCCCTGGTAATGAAGGAAGTGTTCGGTACCGTCCCAGAGTTCAACAGCCCGATGAAGATGGTCGGTAAGGAGGCCAAGAAGTGGAAGGAACAGGGTGCTTGAAATGAATAAGCCTGCCTCAGAAGAGGTACCCCTGCCCGAGATCAAAATATTCCCGGAGCGATTGTTGCTGGCGGACACCACGGAGGTACTGTTGAACAAACTGTACGCCGTGAAGAACGTCAGAAGGATCAACGTTCAAGGCGAGGGCCTGCCCGCTATAATGAAGGCCGGTCCCGGCACTGGTGGTCCGGTAAATCATCCGGAGCGTAAGATGATCAAGGTCAAGGGAGAGGATTTGGAGCTTACGGTTCTAGTCGGTAACATTTTCGTTGAGATATGTGACATCGATTTTGTTCCCCAGGCTCTGAAAGACATCGAAGTGGTGTGCAAAGATGTACTCCCCTTCAGTTTCACTCTGGAGGTAGGCAGATATTCAAAGTTCAAGCGAACTGTATCCGATTATCAAAAAGGATTGGTGAATTAACATGGCTAAGACAAAGTACAAAGCACAATTCTATCCTGGCACCACCCTGCCCGCCAAGAACAGGCGACGCTTCATGGACCCCAGCGTAAAGCTGGAGAAGCTCCGCGACATTCCGATGGACGATGTGGTCAAGATCTTGGGTCACAGGACCCCCGGTTCCGACTACGCCACCATCCACCCGCCGCTGGACGAGGGCAACGAGCCCAAGTGCCCCATCAGGGCCTTGGTCGAGCCCATAGAGGGTGCGAAGAAAGGAGACAGGATCAGGTACGTTCAGTTCACTGACTCCGTATACTGGGCCCCCATAATCCCCTACGTGAGGGCGCAGATGTATATGTGGAGATACAGAGGAATTGATACCGGTACCCTGTCCGGAAGGCAGATCATCGAGATGAGGGAGAGGGACGTCGAAAAGGTGGCCAAGGAACTCATCGACAACGAAACCTTTGATA comes from the Methanomassiliicoccales archaeon genome and includes:
- the mcrD gene encoding methyl-coenzyme M reductase operon protein D, coding for MNKPASEEVPLPEIKIFPERLLLADTTEVLLNKLYAVKNVRRINVQGEGLPAIMKAGPGTGGPVNHPERKMIKVKGEDLELTVLVGNIFVEICDIDFVPQALKDIEVVCKDVLPFSFTLEVGRYSKFKRTVSDYQKGLVN
- the mcrG gene encoding coenzyme-B sulfoethylthiotransferase subunit gamma, giving the protein MAKTKYKAQFYPGTTLPAKNRRRFMDPSVKLEKLRDIPMDDVVKILGHRTPGSDYATIHPPLDEGNEPKCPIRALVEPIEGAKKGDRIRYVQFTDSVYWAPIIPYVRAQMYMWRYRGIDTGTLSGRQIIEMRERDVEKVAKELIDNETFDTARTGIRGATVHGHAVRLDQNGLMFDAWQRFRWNAKKGEVEYVKDQVGVPLDKPVPVGKPMPEKWLKEHTTMFRADGVDMREDEEVMRQNLRIHTLRTKCGFKPFDVKED